CCTTGCCATACCATGCAAGGGGGTGAAGAAGACTTCTCGGGTAAAGATGAATAGCTGGGCTCCCGATTCGGTAGGCTTTACAGCTAGGATCATTAAACCCAACCTAGCCTGCCTTGATATCAACACCTTCCAGCTAAATCAGGTGGAGGAGGATTCCATTGCCAGCTTTGTAGCACGAATCGAGCGGCTTGGCGTAAAGAATCTTATTGTTGATGTCAGGGATAATGGGGGCGGAGAGATAAACGTTGGAACAAAAATCATCTCCTACTTCATTGATAAGCCTCTGAATACCTTTAGCTATCGAATGGTGAAGAGCAACACCACCTATCCCATACTTAAGTACTCGGATAGCTGGTTGGGAAGCCAAGTGATATTCCCCGAGTTTAAGGCGGTAGCGGGTAAGGACGGCTTCTACAGCTATGGAGAGGACTCTACCTACGTGCGCACGATTGTTCCCAACGAGAAGATTCACTTTAGCGGTCGCATATTTCTTTTAGCCAACGAGTACTCCCGTTCCATGGCCTCCGATTTTGCAAGCGCCCTTGTGGGGCAGGCTAGCTGTACGATTGTTGGCCGCGAAACCGGCAGCAGCTACTACCAGATGAACGCCGAGAAGTTTGCCGACATGCTGCTATTCACAACCAACATAAAGCTGCACATCCCCATGGTAAAATGCGTATTCCGCGATACCCCCAACCCACGAATCCCCTACGGCCACGGCGTAATCCCCGACTACAACGTTCCCCTCACCCTCAACGAGCTAACCCAGCCCAAGGATGTAATCCTCGACAGGGCAATGGAGGTAATTGAGGGAAAGGCGACAGCAAAGGAGTAGCTGGTTGCTGATATATTCCCCATTTTCGAGGACACCCCTATATAGAACGAACGAGGCTACCCATCAGGATAGCCTCGTTTATGTTTGTACAATAACTTTCTTATGTGTTTTGAAGAGGAATAGCCTCTTCTCCCTCTCCCTTCCTCCGCGTAAAGTAGGTAAACACCCCGGCAATGGCCACAACCATCAGGATGGTGCACACAATGGAGCCCTCGAAACCGAATTTCCCGCCCGTTATGGTCGCATCCCCCAGCGACGACATCTTTAGCAGGCTGCTGGTATGGGTTCCGCTCACCGAGTAGCCCAGCACAGGACCCTGGATGAAGTTCCAGAACAGGTGAAGGCTGATGGAGAACCAAAGGTTGCGCGTAAAGATGTAGGCCGAGCCCAGAAGTATCCCTGCAAGGATAAGGTTTACCAGCGGAAGCAGATCCATTCCGTTGTTCATGATGTGCAGCACCCCAAATATGGAGGCGCTGATGGCTAGCGCCACATACTTGTTCATCCGCGTCAGCAGGTTGTTGAGGATGTACCCGCGAATGAGCATCTCCTCGTTAACAGCAACCACTACGAATAGCGCAAAGCTTACCAAAAAGCTTGCCGCATCGAACTGAAAGCCCGTAAAGCGGATTTGTCCCATCAGGTAGAGGAGCGTAGTGCCAATGCCAAACAAAAGTATGGCGCCTACAAGTCCAGCGAGGATGTCTTTCCCCCTGCCAGCAATCGAAAAGCCGAGCGAAACAAAGGTTTTCCTATCCATGTACCGGCGGAATAGCAGCGTGATAAGCAGCGTACCCGTTAATCCAAAGAGTTCGACTCCCAGAAACTGTGCTGTGCTAAGGTTGCTGAAGCTTTCGAGGTCGGATATCGAGCATCCTACGGCAAGCATCCCTACTAGCTGGAGTGTTATCGTAGAAGCGATAAATGCAATAATGTACAGCACCACCCTTGCCCATAAAGGGAGAGATGCTTTTCTTTCTTTCTCAAGTTTTTCCATAGATGTATATTGGTTTACTGATAATATTCAGCCGATAGGTTGTAAAGACGGGTTTAAGGTAGCAAATAATGTTAAATAGCGAAGGTTTATCCTGTATTTCATCGAGAATTTCTCGCTTACGCAAGCTTTCAAAACAAAGAGACGCACATAGTGCGTCTCCTCGAATGTAAAATGAATGGATAAAAAGCAAAAATATCTGCATTGCGCCCCACGGTAACAACCGTACCAGCGAGGTTTTTACGGATTATCGGGCAGCCGCTGTTGTGTCCTAATCTCCGAGGGTTACGAAACTCGTGAATTGCTGTTGGGGAGCCTAGTTTACCTTCACGAACTCAACCCTGCGGTTCTGCGCCTTACCTTCGGGTGTGTCGTTGTCGGTAATTGGT
This window of the uncultured Acetobacteroides sp. genome carries:
- a CDS encoding type II CAAX endopeptidase family protein codes for the protein MEKLEKERKASLPLWARVVLYIIAFIASTITLQLVGMLAVGCSISDLESFSNLSTAQFLGVELFGLTGTLLITLLFRRYMDRKTFVSLGFSIAGRGKDILAGLVGAILLFGIGTTLLYLMGQIRFTGFQFDAASFLVSFALFVVVAVNEEMLIRGYILNNLLTRMNKYVALAISASIFGVLHIMNNGMDLLPLVNLILAGILLGSAYIFTRNLWFSISLHLFWNFIQGPVLGYSVSGTHTSSLLKMSSLGDATITGGKFGFEGSIVCTILMVVAIAGVFTYFTRRKGEGEEAIPLQNT